In Roseiconus lacunae, one genomic interval encodes:
- a CDS encoding RnfABCDGE type electron transport complex subunit D → MSGFQTSTTSRPGDEDASTPNVASTAELPRIDGNSAPRKEAVEVASPKEFRWRDWLTLENRFLAPALITSILLAGQLSFGFLESWSRTFTAIGVCIATELILGRLIVGRYPHLASAYISGISVGILIRSPFVWPYAMCAGLSIMSKYVLRMHNRHLWNPSNFGVSAMLFLYPAAVASLSIQWGNSLLPMAVVWCLGSLIISRLKRFHICATYVLSFVALAAVRSWLTESPFLANVAPLTGPMYQLFVFFMITDPKTTVRSKRGQCLVAFLVALVEMGLRLGEVIHAPYYALFLVGPIALAIDMHFTDRTESAPPTNMPSKDFDGHAEPAPSVS, encoded by the coding sequence ATGAGTGGATTTCAAACCTCAACCACCAGTCGACCTGGCGATGAAGACGCATCCACTCCCAATGTTGCTTCCACTGCCGAGTTGCCAAGAATTGACGGGAATTCCGCCCCCCGCAAAGAAGCGGTAGAGGTGGCTTCGCCAAAAGAGTTTCGCTGGCGTGACTGGCTGACATTGGAAAATCGTTTTCTGGCGCCCGCTTTAATCACCAGCATTCTGCTTGCGGGTCAACTGAGCTTTGGTTTCCTGGAAAGTTGGTCAAGGACATTCACCGCGATCGGGGTTTGTATCGCCACCGAGTTGATCCTTGGAAGATTGATCGTAGGGCGATACCCTCATTTGGCGAGTGCTTACATTTCTGGAATCAGTGTGGGAATTCTGATCCGATCTCCTTTCGTCTGGCCGTATGCGATGTGCGCCGGACTTTCCATCATGTCGAAGTACGTGTTGCGAATGCACAACCGGCATTTGTGGAATCCATCCAATTTCGGCGTTAGCGCGATGCTATTTCTCTATCCCGCTGCCGTAGCGAGCTTGAGTATTCAGTGGGGAAACAGCCTGCTGCCGATGGCCGTCGTTTGGTGTCTCGGTTCACTAATCATCAGCCGTTTGAAACGATTTCATATCTGTGCGACTTATGTGTTGTCCTTCGTCGCCCTTGCCGCGGTACGAAGTTGGTTGACAGAAAGTCCATTCTTGGCCAATGTTGCCCCATTGACAGGGCCGATGTACCAACTGTTTGTTTTCTTCATGATTACAGATCCCAAAACAACCGTTCGTTCGAAACGCGGGCAGTGCTTGGTTGCTTTCTTGGTTGCACTTGTCGAAATGGGTTTGCGATTGGGGGAAGTGATTCACGCCCCGTACTATGCATTGTTCTTGGTTGGACCAATCGCGCTCGCTATTGACATGCATTTCACCGATCGTACCGAATCAGCACCGCCGACAAACATGCCGTCGAAAGACTTTGACGGTCATGCGGAGCCTGCGCCCAGTGTGAGCTAA